Proteins from a genomic interval of Collinsella sp. zg1085:
- a CDS encoding ATP-dependent helicase, with amino-acid sequence MASAFDLDTLNPEQKEAVVTTDGPLLVLAGAGSGKTRVLTHRIAHMVADLDIAPWRILAITFTNKAAAEMRERLSQLLVQGTRGMWVCTFHAMCVRMLREDADLLGYTSQFSIYDDDDSRRLIRDIMQALEIDQKQCPINMVRSVISTAKNGMVGPDEFLAQAQDNPKMASVARIYSTLERRLRAANAMDFDDLLVRTLELLRSRPEVLEKYQERFHYISVDEYQDTNRVQYLIANLLADKYHNLMVVGDDDQSIYSWRGADISNILDFEQDFPEAKVIKLEQNYRSTGHILSAANAVVRHNSQRKDKRLFTAAGDGEKIQAFQASDERDEGRWIAGEIDKLHDTGMSYDDIAVFYRTNAQSRILEDMFLRAGVPYKIVGGTRFFDRAEIRDVMAYLKMVVNPADEMSVKRVINTPRRGIGSTSVAKLEILAQQNRCSFFQACEIATAEVGTFSAKVRHALANFVEIVRAGRRMDGELKDVVEAIINASGLLSALRAEGTMEAEGRMENIQEFMGVAAEFEETHDDIEGTLESLAELKAAGLADIPEEMLEPVAATQNIAAAQGVEQGAAGLSSASFIKAHSTERAANTSPATSDAASNRASTALQTAQDPALTERIYGPLACAALPALMEWLALRSDLDTLAGGSSAITMMTVHSSKGLEFPAVFVAGMEEGIFPHVPTFAAADEPGKLEEERRLAYVAITRARQRLFLTYAATRRTYGSTQANPRSRFVNEIPEADITVTGVGSSGFAGVGWEKRGDRRGTFGSGTSSEYGGNIFGSYTRSAGGAQRHRGISPDAGRAAARFGDQRTQSFGADSTQVLRTAAPHRPDPAKAREVFQVGDRISHKTFGPGTVISVDGDMLEVQFEKSGAVKKLLKGFAPIVRLDL; translated from the coding sequence ATGGCGTCAGCTTTTGACCTCGATACACTTAACCCTGAGCAAAAAGAAGCGGTAGTAACTACCGATGGTCCCTTGCTGGTTTTGGCAGGTGCCGGTTCGGGAAAGACGCGCGTCCTCACGCATCGCATTGCACACATGGTTGCCGACCTTGATATTGCACCGTGGCGTATCCTTGCCATCACCTTTACCAACAAAGCTGCTGCCGAAATGCGCGAGCGTCTCTCCCAGCTTCTTGTGCAAGGTACTCGGGGTATGTGGGTTTGCACCTTTCACGCTATGTGCGTGCGCATGCTCCGTGAAGATGCCGACCTGCTTGGCTATACCAGTCAGTTTAGTATCTACGACGATGACGATTCGCGCCGTCTTATTCGCGACATTATGCAGGCGCTTGAGATTGACCAAAAGCAGTGCCCCATTAACATGGTTCGCTCAGTTATCTCAACAGCTAAAAATGGCATGGTTGGTCCCGATGAGTTTTTGGCACAGGCGCAGGACAATCCCAAAATGGCAAGCGTTGCTCGTATCTACTCTACGCTTGAACGCCGTCTTAGGGCAGCGAATGCCATGGATTTTGATGACCTTCTTGTTCGCACGCTTGAGCTCTTGCGTTCGCGTCCTGAGGTGCTTGAAAAATATCAGGAGCGTTTTCACTATATCAGCGTTGACGAATATCAGGACACCAACCGCGTGCAATACTTGATTGCTAATTTGCTGGCAGATAAGTATCACAATCTCATGGTCGTGGGTGACGACGACCAGTCAATTTACAGCTGGCGTGGTGCTGACATCTCAAATATCCTTGACTTTGAGCAGGATTTCCCTGAGGCAAAAGTTATCAAGCTTGAGCAAAACTATCGCAGTACCGGGCATATTTTATCGGCGGCAAACGCGGTGGTGCGCCATAATTCACAGCGCAAAGATAAGCGACTTTTCACCGCAGCAGGAGACGGCGAAAAAATACAAGCATTTCAAGCCTCAGACGAGCGGGACGAAGGCCGCTGGATTGCAGGCGAGATTGACAAACTGCACGATACTGGCATGAGCTACGATGACATTGCGGTGTTTTATCGCACGAATGCGCAATCGCGTATTTTAGAAGATATGTTTTTGCGTGCAGGCGTGCCGTACAAAATTGTGGGCGGCACGCGATTCTTTGACCGTGCTGAGATACGCGATGTCATGGCGTACCTTAAGATGGTGGTTAACCCGGCCGATGAGATGAGCGTGAAGCGTGTTATCAACACGCCTCGCCGCGGAATTGGTTCCACATCTGTGGCAAAGCTCGAAATTCTGGCACAGCAAAATCGCTGTAGCTTTTTCCAAGCATGCGAGATTGCAACTGCCGAGGTAGGCACCTTTAGCGCAAAAGTTAGACATGCGCTTGCCAACTTCGTTGAAATTGTCCGCGCTGGTCGTCGGATGGATGGCGAGCTTAAAGACGTGGTTGAGGCTATCATCAACGCAAGTGGTTTATTATCGGCACTCAGAGCCGAGGGCACCATGGAGGCCGAGGGTCGCATGGAGAATATCCAAGAATTTATGGGAGTTGCCGCTGAGTTTGAAGAAACGCATGACGATATTGAGGGGACGCTTGAAAGCTTGGCTGAGCTTAAGGCAGCAGGTCTTGCTGATATTCCAGAAGAGATGCTAGAACCGGTTGCTGCCACTCAAAACATTGCTGCTGCACAAGGAGTTGAACAAGGGGCGGCTGGGTTATCTAGCGCATCTTTTATTAAGGCTCATTCCACGGAGCGGGCTGCTAACACATCGCCTGCTACCTCAGACGCCGCGTCGAATCGTGCAAGTACTGCTTTGCAAACTGCGCAAGACCCCGCATTGACTGAGCGTATCTATGGCCCTCTTGCCTGCGCCGCCCTACCAGCGCTCATGGAGTGGCTGGCCTTGCGCTCCGACCTTGACACGCTGGCAGGAGGTAGCTCAGCTATTACAATGATGACCGTGCACTCATCTAAGGGCTTGGAGTTTCCGGCAGTCTTTGTGGCAGGCATGGAAGAAGGCATTTTCCCTCATGTCCCTACCTTTGCAGCAGCTGATGAACCCGGCAAGCTTGAGGAAGAGCGCCGCCTTGCATATGTGGCTATTACCCGCGCTCGCCAACGCTTGTTTTTAACCTATGCTGCCACGCGTCGAACCTATGGGTCTACGCAGGCTAATCCGCGTTCGCGCTTTGTTAACGAAATACCTGAGGCAGATATTACCGTAACCGGTGTGGGTTCGTCGGGTTTTGCAGGCGTGGGCTGGGAAAAGCGCGGTGACAGGCGGGGAACCTTTGGTTCAGGCACGTCGTCAGAGTATGGCGGCAATATCTTTGGGTCGTATACGCGCTCTGCTGGCGGTGCACAGCGACATCGTGGTATTTCGCCTGATGCGGGACGTGCTGCGGCGCGTTTTGGTGACCAACGTACTCAAAGCTTTGGCGCTGATAGTACGCAGGTTTTGCGTACTGCTGCTCCTCACCGCCCAGACCCGGCAAAGGCGCGTGAGGTCTTTCAGGTGGGAGACCGCATCAGCCACAAAACATTTGGTCCTGGAACCGTTATTTCAGTTGATGGAGACATGCTCGAAGTGCAATTTGAAAAATCGGGAGCCGTTAAAAAGTTACTGAAAGGTTTCGCACCTATTGTTCGGTTAGACTTGTGA
- a CDS encoding uracil-xanthine permease family protein — MASHEREVIGVDDRVSVGRAIPLGIQHMMSMFGSTVLVPILTGLDPNVAILCSGIGTICYLLVTGNKIPSYLGSSFAFISPIIAVGASRGLDAAMSGVIVAGAVFLVVAGIIKLVGTNWLDRILPPVLVASVMVVIGVGLSATAAKMAFLQTGANGVSVFFGIGTLVAAVTLVAAVVFSSLGGIFGTVPVLLSIVVGYIVSIPLGLVDFAPVVEAAWIGLPHLSFPRFDVGAIALIAPVAVVTVIEHIGHLLAVGEIVGKDYRDLLPRSLTGDGLSTMISGFVGGPPTTTYAENIGVMSVTRVYSTQIFWYAAGFALIVGGFCPKLAALVQSIPSPVMGGVCLLLFGLIASNGLRMLVSNGVDFDQNRNLMIASVVIILGVGMETAGIAIPIGDYTLPGMATSTLVGIVLNLILPAKGK; from the coding sequence ATGGCGTCTCATGAGCGCGAAGTGATCGGTGTTGACGATCGCGTTTCCGTAGGTCGTGCAATTCCGTTGGGAATTCAGCACATGATGAGCATGTTTGGCTCAACGGTTTTGGTTCCCATTTTGACGGGACTTGACCCAAACGTTGCCATTTTATGTTCGGGTATCGGAACCATTTGCTATTTGCTGGTAACTGGCAACAAAATACCCAGTTATTTAGGGTCGTCGTTTGCTTTTATTAGCCCCATTATTGCAGTGGGTGCGTCCCGTGGTTTAGACGCCGCCATGAGCGGCGTTATTGTTGCCGGTGCCGTATTTTTGGTGGTTGCAGGCATCATTAAGCTTGTGGGAACTAATTGGCTTGACCGAATTTTACCGCCGGTCTTGGTTGCAAGTGTCATGGTAGTTATTGGTGTAGGCTTATCGGCAACGGCTGCTAAGATGGCGTTTTTGCAAACTGGTGCCAATGGAGTGTCGGTCTTTTTTGGCATAGGAACGCTGGTGGCTGCGGTAACACTGGTTGCTGCAGTGGTGTTTTCGAGCTTGGGCGGCATTTTTGGTACGGTTCCGGTACTGCTTTCTATTGTGGTTGGCTATATTGTGTCGATTCCTCTGGGGCTTGTAGACTTTGCACCTGTGGTAGAGGCCGCTTGGATTGGCTTGCCGCATTTGAGTTTCCCGCGCTTTGACGTGGGAGCTATTGCACTTATTGCGCCGGTTGCGGTTGTTACCGTGATTGAACATATTGGTCATTTGCTGGCAGTGGGCGAGATTGTTGGTAAAGATTATCGCGACTTGCTGCCGCGCTCACTCACAGGCGATGGCTTATCAACGATGATTTCTGGATTTGTAGGCGGTCCTCCAACCACTACCTATGCTGAGAATATCGGTGTTATGAGCGTGACGCGCGTGTATTCCACACAGATTTTCTGGTATGCAGCAGGCTTTGCACTGATTGTGGGCGGTTTTTGCCCCAAGTTGGCGGCGTTGGTGCAGTCAATTCCCTCACCGGTTATGGGCGGCGTATGCTTGTTGCTCTTTGGTTTGATCGCAAGCAATGGTTTGCGCATGCTGGTAAGCAATGGTGTAGATTTTGACCAGAATCGCAATTTGATGATTGCCTCAGTGGTTATTATTTTGGGTGTTGGTATGGAAACAGCAGGCATTGCCATTCCAATTGGCGACTACACGCTGCCAGGTATGGCAACCTCAACGTTGGTGGGTATTGTGCTGAACCTGATTCTACCTGCGAAGGGTAAATAG
- the deoD gene encoding purine-nucleoside phosphorylase has protein sequence MSVPTPHNAARVGDIAKCVLMPGDPLRAQFIADTYLSDVRCVNTVRNMLAFTGTYEGTPVTVMGGGMGMPSIGIYSYELFEFYNVDAIIRVGSAGGVDERVELRDVIVGLGACTDSNYAAQYQLPGTFAPIASFDLAAQAVEIGRAMHAPIKVGNVLSSDHFYLDDPQSTKTWQKMGVLAVEMEAAALYMNAARARKQALCLLTVSDLPLTGASLPAEERQVSFTQMMEIALKLSVQTTRTANEA, from the coding sequence ATGTCCGTTCCAACTCCTCATAACGCGGCACGTGTTGGTGATATTGCAAAATGCGTGCTTATGCCAGGCGACCCACTACGCGCTCAGTTTATTGCCGATACCTACTTGAGCGATGTTCGCTGCGTTAATACGGTACGCAACATGCTGGCATTCACCGGCACCTACGAGGGTACCCCCGTCACGGTAATGGGCGGTGGCATGGGAATGCCAAGCATTGGTATCTACTCGTATGAGTTATTCGAGTTCTATAACGTTGATGCCATTATTCGCGTAGGGTCGGCAGGCGGCGTAGATGAGCGCGTTGAGTTGCGCGATGTCATTGTTGGGCTTGGCGCATGCACCGATTCAAACTATGCTGCTCAATACCAGCTACCGGGTACCTTTGCTCCCATAGCAAGTTTTGACCTTGCAGCACAGGCGGTTGAAATTGGTCGCGCCATGCATGCCCCCATCAAAGTTGGTAACGTGCTTTCAAGCGACCACTTCTACCTCGATGACCCCCAATCAACCAAAACCTGGCAGAAGATGGGTGTGCTTGCTGTTGAAATGGAAGCTGCTGCCCTCTACATGAACGCTGCTCGTGCACGCAAACAGGCATTGTGCCTGCTCACCGTATCCGATTTGCCCCTTACCGGAGCCTCACTGCCAGCAGAAGAGCGTCAGGTCAGCTTTACGCAGATGATGGAAATCGCGCTCAAACTGTCAGTTCAAACAACAAGAACGGCAAACGAAGCCTAG
- a CDS encoding BMP family protein, producing the protein MNKKRFAGITSMALAGTLALALVGCGGATPAAKDAGSAEATKSTYKVAMVTDMGGVNDQSFNQLAWEGLQQLSKDTGIKVGYTESKQEADYAPNLDKATDQGNDLVWGIGFAMSKAIQEHAKKNPDVHVAIIDSAYGDAEQLDNLTGVTFRSQEPSFVVGYIAAMTSQTGKVGFVGGVKSDVLNTFEYGYRAGVAYANKENGKNVEVSVQYLETFTDAAKGKAAGQKLYADGCDVIFQAAGNAGNGVIEAAVDANKLVIGVDKDQHAQAPENVLTSALKRVDKAVIEVSEMASKGKEIGRQNINLGMAEDAAGISEHHELMSDDVYQKALDLVKQIKDGKIMPPASEKDFNSYTASL; encoded by the coding sequence ATGAACAAGAAGCGGTTTGCTGGCATTACATCTATGGCGCTCGCTGGTACCCTAGCCCTCGCCCTCGTTGGTTGTGGCGGCGCAACCCCTGCTGCTAAAGATGCTGGCAGTGCAGAGGCAACAAAGAGCACCTATAAGGTTGCTATGGTTACCGACATGGGTGGTGTTAACGACCAATCGTTTAACCAGCTAGCTTGGGAAGGTCTCCAGCAGCTTTCAAAGGATACCGGTATCAAGGTAGGCTACACCGAGTCAAAGCAAGAAGCCGACTACGCACCCAACCTCGACAAGGCAACAGACCAGGGCAATGACCTCGTCTGGGGCATTGGTTTTGCCATGAGCAAGGCAATACAGGAGCATGCCAAGAAAAACCCTGACGTACATGTTGCAATTATTGACTCCGCCTATGGCGATGCTGAGCAGCTCGATAACCTCACGGGCGTTACCTTCCGCTCACAAGAGCCTTCCTTTGTTGTAGGTTATATTGCTGCTATGACCTCACAAACCGGTAAAGTTGGTTTTGTAGGCGGCGTTAAGAGCGATGTACTGAATACCTTTGAGTATGGTTATCGCGCCGGTGTAGCATATGCCAATAAAGAAAACGGTAAAAATGTTGAGGTTTCCGTTCAATACCTCGAGACCTTTACCGATGCCGCTAAGGGCAAGGCAGCTGGCCAGAAGCTCTACGCTGATGGTTGCGATGTAATCTTCCAGGCCGCTGGCAACGCTGGCAATGGCGTTATTGAGGCTGCCGTTGATGCCAACAAGCTTGTTATTGGTGTAGACAAAGACCAGCACGCACAGGCTCCTGAAAATGTTTTAACCTCTGCGCTCAAGCGTGTTGACAAGGCCGTTATCGAGGTTTCAGAAATGGCCTCCAAGGGCAAAGAGATTGGTCGCCAAAATATCAACCTCGGCATGGCTGAGGATGCTGCAGGTATCTCTGAGCATCATGAGCTCATGAGTGACGATGTCTATCAAAAGGCACTCGACCTTGTGAAGCAAATTAAAGACGGCAAGATTATGCCCCCAGCTTCTGAAAAAGATTTCAATAGCTATACGGCATCTCTCTAA